One window of Candidatus Nitrospira kreftii genomic DNA carries:
- a CDS encoding 4-diphosphocytidyl-2-C-methyl-D-erythritol kinase — MTSPCPEVSDLSASITVRAPAKINLVLRILDRRSDGYHNLWSLMQTVRLEDELSMSVNHTNSDITLRCDDPSLKTDHSNLVHRAAVAVLERSKHTVGLDIALAKRIPMGAGLGGGSSDAAATIIGLNRTLKLGWSPEEMAQVGQTLGSDVPFFFFAPSARVAGRGEQVRSVRIAGSRWIVLVNPSFPVETKWAYQQLSESRTGVVPVSIFHEALEIEPELSWKQVLEATENDFETPVFRAYPLLRHIKQQLIAEGAEVALLSGSGATVFGVFRDEASARRAEASFLNEQVFKVFIAETCSYS, encoded by the coding sequence GTGACTAGCCCTTGTCCTGAAGTAAGCGATCTCTCCGCCTCGATTACTGTTCGCGCACCCGCTAAGATCAATCTCGTCCTTCGTATTCTCGACCGTCGATCTGACGGCTATCATAACCTGTGGTCTCTGATGCAGACCGTACGACTGGAAGACGAGCTCTCGATGTCCGTCAACCATACGAATTCGGACATCACCTTACGCTGCGACGATCCATCCTTGAAAACGGATCATTCGAACCTGGTGCATCGTGCTGCGGTAGCGGTTCTTGAACGGAGCAAACACACCGTGGGCCTAGATATCGCCCTAGCAAAACGAATCCCGATGGGGGCCGGACTTGGTGGAGGTAGCAGTGATGCGGCTGCCACGATCATAGGACTGAATCGGACCCTGAAACTAGGCTGGTCGCCCGAGGAGATGGCCCAAGTTGGTCAAACGCTAGGAAGCGATGTCCCGTTCTTCTTTTTTGCTCCTTCAGCGAGGGTAGCGGGTCGGGGTGAACAGGTGAGGTCTGTGCGAATAGCAGGGAGCCGATGGATCGTATTGGTCAATCCGAGCTTTCCGGTCGAAACAAAATGGGCTTATCAGCAGCTCTCCGAAAGTCGAACAGGGGTAGTGCCCGTTTCCATTTTTCACGAGGCGCTGGAGATAGAGCCTGAGCTGAGCTGGAAACAGGTGCTGGAGGCAACCGAAAACGACTTTGAAACACCCGTGTTCAGGGCGTATCCTTTACTGCGTCACATCAAACAGCAGCTCATAGCCGAGGGGGCTGAGGTTGCGTTACTTTCCGGCAGTGGAGCAACCGTATTTGGTGTATTTCGTGATGAGGCCAGCGCTCGTCGCGCAGAGGCATCCTTTCTGAACGAGCAGGTGTTCAAGGTCTTCATCGCTGAAACCTGCTCGTATTCATAA
- a CDS encoding phosphoribosylpyrophosphate synthase: protein MNRELKIFSGNANLALAREICSYLGQKLGEATVSSFSDGEVRVKIDENVRGADVFVVQSCCQPVNDSLMELLIIVDALKRSSANRITAVVPYFGYARQDRKDQPRVPITAKLVADLITTAGADRVLSMDLHAGQIQGFFNVPVDHLYALPVLLDYIVKKQIADLVVVSPDAGGVERARAFAKRLQANLAIIDKRREGPNQAQIMNIIGDVQGKSVLLLDDMIDTAGTIVQGAQACLDHGAREVITACTHAVLSGPALERLQASCLSQVVITNTIPLRGKELVCPKLHQLSVAPLLGEAIRRIHEDESVSSLFA from the coding sequence ATGAACAGAGAGCTGAAAATTTTCTCTGGTAATGCAAACCTTGCCCTTGCCCGTGAGATTTGCTCCTATCTTGGACAGAAATTGGGTGAGGCGACTGTCTCTTCATTCAGCGATGGAGAGGTCCGCGTCAAGATCGATGAAAACGTGCGCGGTGCCGATGTTTTCGTCGTGCAGTCTTGCTGTCAGCCGGTGAATGATTCATTGATGGAGTTGTTGATCATCGTCGACGCATTGAAACGTTCATCAGCCAACCGCATCACTGCTGTGGTCCCTTATTTCGGATATGCTCGTCAGGACCGAAAAGATCAACCCCGAGTGCCGATCACTGCGAAGTTAGTCGCAGATTTGATCACTACTGCCGGAGCTGATCGTGTGTTGTCGATGGATCTTCATGCCGGACAAATCCAAGGGTTTTTTAATGTGCCGGTCGACCACTTGTATGCGCTTCCCGTCCTGCTGGACTATATTGTGAAGAAACAAATCGCAGATTTGGTTGTTGTCTCGCCCGACGCAGGTGGTGTGGAGCGGGCGAGGGCATTTGCCAAGCGTCTCCAGGCAAACTTAGCGATCATTGATAAACGGCGCGAAGGTCCAAACCAAGCTCAAATCATGAATATCATCGGCGACGTGCAGGGGAAAAGCGTGTTGCTCCTGGATGATATGATCGATACAGCAGGGACGATTGTTCAAGGGGCTCAGGCTTGTCTCGATCACGGAGCCAGAGAGGTGATTACGGCCTGCACACATGCGGTACTATCAGGTCCGGCCCTGGAACGATTACAGGCATCATGTCTGTCCCAAGTGGTCATTACCAATACGATTCCATTACGAGGGAAAGAACTGGTCTGTCCAAAGTTGCATCAATTGTCGGTAGCGCCGCTTCTGGGCGAAGCCATCAGACGCATTCATGAAGATGAGTCCGTGAGTTCACTATTTGCCTAG